In Paenibacillus sp. FSL R7-0345, a single window of DNA contains:
- a CDS encoding DUF423 domain-containing protein, with protein sequence MQRKFMAWGALLAMLSVMIGAFGAHMLKSVISSEHLAVYETGVHYHMAHAIGLLVIAVLIGQWGESTRLRWAGWLLIAGIVLFSGSLYVLSISGISILGAITPLGGVCFIAGWVSLAWEALSRKG encoded by the coding sequence ATGCAGCGAAAATTTATGGCCTGGGGAGCCCTGCTGGCCATGCTCTCGGTAATGATTGGCGCCTTCGGCGCTCATATGCTGAAAAGTGTAATCAGCAGCGAGCATCTGGCAGTTTACGAGACAGGTGTTCATTATCACATGGCTCATGCCATTGGCCTTCTTGTTATTGCCGTGCTGATCGGCCAATGGGGAGAGAGTACCCGGCTGCGCTGGGCGGGCTGGCTGCTTATCGCGGGAATCGTCCTGTTCTCCGGCAGCTTGTACGTGCTCAGTATTTCCGGTATCAGCATCCTGGGGGCTATTACCCCTTTAGGCGGCGTATGCTTCATCGCCGGATGGGTCAGTCTGGCCTGGGAAGCC